A single genomic interval of Hevea brasiliensis isolate MT/VB/25A 57/8 chromosome 4, ASM3005281v1, whole genome shotgun sequence harbors:
- the LOC131168914 gene encoding sodium/calcium exchanger NCL-like translates to MSGILKHLRQRALGRFLSDDGQPNEDVMGKLFHVIDENHDGRLSASELKALILGIRFEEIDFDRDDAVEKIMKDFDTINPDNYIDCREFVHGISKWIEEAKRSTGPCSRPFTYIENFHWVSSTVMTLAS, encoded by the exons ATGTCTGGAATTTTGAAACATTTAAGACAGCGTGCTTTGGGAAGGTTCCTGAGCGATGATGGTCAACCTAACGAAGATGTAATGGGAAA GTTGTTTCATGTTATTGATGAGAATCATGATGGTAGACTCTCAGCTTCTGAGTTAAAAGCGTTGATCTTAGGAATTCGGTTTGAAGAGATTGACTTCGATAGGGATGATGCTGTGGAAAAAATAATGAAAGATTTTGATACTATTAATCCCGATAATTATATTGATTGTCGTGAGTTCGTCCATGGTATCTCCAAATGGATTGAAGAGGCAAAGCGATCGACTGGCCCTTGCTCTCGGCCATTCACGTATATAGAAAACTTTCATTGGGTAAGTAGCACTGTGATGACTCTAGCTAGCTAG
- the LOC110667654 gene encoding uncharacterized protein LOC110667654 isoform X1: MVQEEETPKCSNSNNSGGGRSSKKQKQKKVPQRGLGVAQLEKIRLEEQKKDGSMILTSASTPISSPPKPSNHSASVPIPNYQSYSTSSIPCPSDISSPNSILRPQNTDIFNSNTIPFVNSLGWQSVSVQGHGNMPKIWNSYDFDLEKETTCGIDPGLAFRSSLNLPFESNSIWPLPSLTQRVQYQQPPPPPPMVNVSSTSSSSSLQNLHMELPSNQSYYGNYTPIWPAEEKMVGMKRPYPFALDNPPGPSFPSKFPPIVHPIGRSDESFSFGNAGTFNFTLANPNFREGPLCSDSISEPKPNSKKIVKENAVSRGDFLTLGPPTTTLTCQNSKLEPPSAYLALHNYGNLDFDSLPYQGSMEDPTVEPGPSVPNDLQPYYSFLPPAIMQIGPPTKTTSNCSGGDAVENVDLNLKL, encoded by the exons ATGGTTCAAGAAGAAGAAACCCCAAAGTGTAGCAATAGTAATAATAGTGGTGGTGGTAGATCATCCAAGAAGCAAAAGCAAAAGAAAGTCCCACAAAGAGGACTTGGTGTGGCACAACTAGAAAAGATCAGACTAGAAGAACAAAAGAAAGATGGATCTATGATATTGACATCAGCATCAACTCCTATATCATCACCACCCAAGCCTTCAAATCACTCAGCATCTGTGCCAATACCAAATTATCAGTCTTATTCCACTTCCTCAATCCCCTGCCCTTCTGATATCTCATCCCCAAATTCAATACTTAGGCCTCAAAATACCGATATTTTTAACTCAAACACAATTCCATTTGTCAATTCTTTGGGTTGGCAATCAGTTTCTGTTCAAGGGCATGGAAATATGCCTAAGATTTGGAATTCTTATGACTTTGATCTTGAAAAGGAGACTACTTGTGGGATTGATCCTGGATTGGCTTTCAGGTCCAGTTTAAATTTGCCCTTTGAATCCAATTCCATTTGGCCTCTTCCTAGCTTGACGCAAAGAGTACAATATCAGcaacctcctcctcctcctccaatG GTAAATGTCTCATCAACAAGTTCATCATCATCTCTACAAAATTTGCATATGGAACTCCCTTCAAACCAAAGCTATTATGGGAACTATACACCTATTTGGCCAGCGGAGGAAAAG ATGGTTGGCATGAAGAGGCCATATCCATTTGCCCTAGACAACCCTCCAGGGCCTTCTTTCCCCAGCAAGTTCCCTCCTATTGTTCACCCCATTGGCAGATCAGATGAATCATTTTCATTTGGCAATGCAGGCACATTCAATTTCACTCTTGCCAACCCTAATTTCAG AGAAGGCCCTTTATGTTCTGATTCAATCTCAGAGCCTAAGCCGAATTCCAAGAAAATCGTCAAAGAAAATGCGGTTTCCAGGGGAGATTTTCTCACATTAGGCCCTCCGACAACTACCTTGACATGTCAAAATTCCAAGTTGGAGCCACCTTCAGCTTATCTTGCCTTACATAACTATGGAAACTTAGATTTTGATTCACTACCTTATCAA GGTAGCATGGAAGATCCAACTGTTGAACCAGGACCAAGCGTACCAAATGATCTTCAGCCTTACTATAGCTTCCTGCCACCAGCAATTATGCAAATTGGCCCACCAACAAAGACCACTAGCAACTGTAGTGGTGGTGACGCAGTGGAAAATGTTGATCTCAATTTGAAGTTGTAA
- the LOC110667654 gene encoding uncharacterized protein LOC110667654 isoform X2, protein MVQEEETPKCSNSNNSGGGRSSKKQKQKKVPQRGLGVAQLEKIRLEEQKKDGSMILTSASTPISSPPKPSNHSASVPIPNYQSYSTSSIPCPSDISSPNSILRPQNTDIFNSNTIPFVNSLGWQSVSVQGHGNMPKIWNSYDFDLEKETTCGIDPGLAFRSSLNLPFESNSIWPLPSLTQRVQYQQPPPPPPMVNVSSTSSSSSLQNLHMELPSNQSYYGNYTPIWPAEEKMVGMKRPYPFALDNPPGPSFPSKFPPIVHPIGRSDESFSFGNAGTFNFTLANPNFREGPLCSDSISEPKPNSKKIVKENAVSRGDFLTLGPPTTTLTCQNSKLEPPSAYLALHNYGNLDFDSLPYQHGRSNC, encoded by the exons ATGGTTCAAGAAGAAGAAACCCCAAAGTGTAGCAATAGTAATAATAGTGGTGGTGGTAGATCATCCAAGAAGCAAAAGCAAAAGAAAGTCCCACAAAGAGGACTTGGTGTGGCACAACTAGAAAAGATCAGACTAGAAGAACAAAAGAAAGATGGATCTATGATATTGACATCAGCATCAACTCCTATATCATCACCACCCAAGCCTTCAAATCACTCAGCATCTGTGCCAATACCAAATTATCAGTCTTATTCCACTTCCTCAATCCCCTGCCCTTCTGATATCTCATCCCCAAATTCAATACTTAGGCCTCAAAATACCGATATTTTTAACTCAAACACAATTCCATTTGTCAATTCTTTGGGTTGGCAATCAGTTTCTGTTCAAGGGCATGGAAATATGCCTAAGATTTGGAATTCTTATGACTTTGATCTTGAAAAGGAGACTACTTGTGGGATTGATCCTGGATTGGCTTTCAGGTCCAGTTTAAATTTGCCCTTTGAATCCAATTCCATTTGGCCTCTTCCTAGCTTGACGCAAAGAGTACAATATCAGcaacctcctcctcctcctccaatG GTAAATGTCTCATCAACAAGTTCATCATCATCTCTACAAAATTTGCATATGGAACTCCCTTCAAACCAAAGCTATTATGGGAACTATACACCTATTTGGCCAGCGGAGGAAAAG ATGGTTGGCATGAAGAGGCCATATCCATTTGCCCTAGACAACCCTCCAGGGCCTTCTTTCCCCAGCAAGTTCCCTCCTATTGTTCACCCCATTGGCAGATCAGATGAATCATTTTCATTTGGCAATGCAGGCACATTCAATTTCACTCTTGCCAACCCTAATTTCAG AGAAGGCCCTTTATGTTCTGATTCAATCTCAGAGCCTAAGCCGAATTCCAAGAAAATCGTCAAAGAAAATGCGGTTTCCAGGGGAGATTTTCTCACATTAGGCCCTCCGACAACTACCTTGACATGTCAAAATTCCAAGTTGGAGCCACCTTCAGCTTATCTTGCCTTACATAACTATGGAAACTTAGATTTTGATTCACTACCTTATCAA CATGGAAGATCCAACTGTTGA
- the LOC110667756 gene encoding protein IQ-DOMAIN 10 isoform X1, whose protein sequence is MVHCCFFFGDCFRSIISLRKNKEDRSKRVKVHSANEKTNESEGSSNAHIESSSPAPANWRSQGSNGVPGISAEHKAAIRIQTAFRAYMAKKTMRRLKGAVRFNVLIHCNDTQKQASSALSYIHSWNNIQAQIRARRHHMVTEGRIKQKKLENQLKLEAKLHELEVEWCGGSDTMEEILSRIQHREEAAVKRERAMAYAFSHQWRANPSQYLGQAYYSIGKENWGWSWKERWIAARPWEIRIHAQPTNPKKVQSVEVSKSEMKITLATKPALSNGKVSTKAKKLSNTIVDNQAAQEANSTVVSSSRSLIPS, encoded by the exons ATGGTTCACTGTTGCTTCTTCTTTG GAGACTGTTTTAGGTCTATTATTAGCCTGAGGAAAAACAAAGAAGATAGGTCCAAAAGAGTGAAG GTACACTCAGCTAATGAAAAAACAAATGAGTCTGAGGGAAGTTCCAACGCTCATATAGAGTCGAGTAGTCCTGCTCCTGCCAATTGGAGGTCACAGGGAAGTAATGGTGTTCCTGGAATATCAGCTGAACACAAAGCCGCTATTCGGATTCAAACTGCCTTTCGAGCTTATATG GCAAAAAAAACAATGCGCCGTCTGAAAGGAGCAGTGAGATTTAATGTATTGATTCATTGCAATGATACTCAAAAGCAAGCTTCAAGCGCATTGAGCTATATACACTCATGGAACAATATACAAGCTCAGATTAGAGCTCGCAGGCACCATATGGTCACGGAAGGCCGGATTAAGCAAAAGAAATTAGAAAATCAGCTAAAACTTGAGGCCAAGCTCCATGAGCTGGAG GTAGAATGGTGTGGAGGCTCTGACACCATGGAAGAAATCCTCTCCAGGATCCAACATAGAGAAGAAGCAGCAGTTAAGCGTGAGCGAGCAATGGCATATGCCTTCTCTCATCAG TGGAGAGCCAATCCTAGCCAGTATCTCGGCCAGGCATATTACAGCATTGGCAAGGAAAATTGGGGTTGGAGCTGGAAGGAGCGTTGGATCGCTGCTCGCCCATGGGAGATTCGGATTCATGCTCAGCCTACTAACCCAAAGAAAGTCCAGAGTGTGGAAGTGAGCAAATCAGAGATGAAAATAACACTCGCAACCAAGCCTGCTTTGTCAAATGGGAAGGTGAGCACCAAAGCTAAAAAACTGTCCAACACAATTGTTGATAATCAAGCTGCACAAGAAGCCAATAGTACAGTTGTTAGCTCATCTCGTTCATTGATTCCAAGTTGA
- the LOC110667756 gene encoding protein IQ-DOMAIN 10 isoform X2: MGSGDCFRSIISLRKNKEDRSKRVKVHSANEKTNESEGSSNAHIESSSPAPANWRSQGSNGVPGISAEHKAAIRIQTAFRAYMAKKTMRRLKGAVRFNVLIHCNDTQKQASSALSYIHSWNNIQAQIRARRHHMVTEGRIKQKKLENQLKLEAKLHELEVEWCGGSDTMEEILSRIQHREEAAVKRERAMAYAFSHQWRANPSQYLGQAYYSIGKENWGWSWKERWIAARPWEIRIHAQPTNPKKVQSVEVSKSEMKITLATKPALSNGKVSTKAKKLSNTIVDNQAAQEANSTVVSSSRSLIPS; this comes from the exons ATGGGTTCAGGAGACTGTTTTAGGTCTATTATTAGCCTGAGGAAAAACAAAGAAGATAGGTCCAAAAGAGTGAAG GTACACTCAGCTAATGAAAAAACAAATGAGTCTGAGGGAAGTTCCAACGCTCATATAGAGTCGAGTAGTCCTGCTCCTGCCAATTGGAGGTCACAGGGAAGTAATGGTGTTCCTGGAATATCAGCTGAACACAAAGCCGCTATTCGGATTCAAACTGCCTTTCGAGCTTATATG GCAAAAAAAACAATGCGCCGTCTGAAAGGAGCAGTGAGATTTAATGTATTGATTCATTGCAATGATACTCAAAAGCAAGCTTCAAGCGCATTGAGCTATATACACTCATGGAACAATATACAAGCTCAGATTAGAGCTCGCAGGCACCATATGGTCACGGAAGGCCGGATTAAGCAAAAGAAATTAGAAAATCAGCTAAAACTTGAGGCCAAGCTCCATGAGCTGGAG GTAGAATGGTGTGGAGGCTCTGACACCATGGAAGAAATCCTCTCCAGGATCCAACATAGAGAAGAAGCAGCAGTTAAGCGTGAGCGAGCAATGGCATATGCCTTCTCTCATCAG TGGAGAGCCAATCCTAGCCAGTATCTCGGCCAGGCATATTACAGCATTGGCAAGGAAAATTGGGGTTGGAGCTGGAAGGAGCGTTGGATCGCTGCTCGCCCATGGGAGATTCGGATTCATGCTCAGCCTACTAACCCAAAGAAAGTCCAGAGTGTGGAAGTGAGCAAATCAGAGATGAAAATAACACTCGCAACCAAGCCTGCTTTGTCAAATGGGAAGGTGAGCACCAAAGCTAAAAAACTGTCCAACACAATTGTTGATAATCAAGCTGCACAAGAAGCCAATAGTACAGTTGTTAGCTCATCTCGTTCATTGATTCCAAGTTGA
- the LOC110667740 gene encoding transcription factor TCP4: MGESHQQAAASSRLGTRNTGGEIVEVQGGHIVRSTGRKDRHSKVCTAKGPRDRRVRLSAHTAIQFYDVQDRLGYDRPSKAVDWLIKKAKAAIDELAELPAWHPTTATTTATTQTGIQQDQLTDQRDNRLPMENLAVVGGSGSVSTRTVVAAATTIATAATMGADIQNMEQQQHLAENPNNSSGFLPLSLDSDAIADTIKSFFPMGASAETSSASIQFQNYPPDLLSRTSSQNQDLRLSLQSFQEPILLQQSHHGHTQNEQQVLLSGTAHDLGFDGGSSAGWSEHHQHHSAEISRFQRMVAWNAGGAAETGSGGASGSGGFIFNPTLSQTVLPPPLSQPFFGQNQFFSQRGTLQSSITPSVRAWIDPGITSNHHQHNQIPQIHQQQSSISGGGFTASVAGFSGFRVPARIQGEEEEHDGIHNKLSSASSDSRH, from the coding sequence ATGGGAGAAAGCCACCAACAAGCAGCTGCATCGTCGAGACTGGGGACAAGGAACACAGGAGGCGAGATAGTGGAGGTCCAAGGAGGCCACATTGTCCGCTCAACCGGAAGAAAAGACCGCCACAGCAAGGTCTGTACAGCAAAAGGCCCCAGAGACCGCCGCGTCCGGCTTTCAGCCCATACTGCAATCCAGTTCTACGACGTGCAGGACCGCCTTGGCTATGACCGCCCCAGCAAGGCTGTTGATTGGCTAATCAAGAAAGCCAAGGCTGCCATAGACGAACTCGCTGAGCTACCCGCGTGGCATCCTACTACTGCAACCACCACCGCCACCACTCAAACTGGCATCCAACAGGATCAGTTAACTGATCAGAGAGATAATCGCCTTCCCATGGAGAATCTTGCTGTCGTAGGCGGTTCTGGTAGTGTCAGTACAAGAACAGTAGTAGCAGCAGCAACCACAATAGCAACAGCAGCAACAATGGGAGCAGATATTCAAAATATGGAGCAGCAGCAACATCTGGCAGAAAATCCCAACAATAGTTCCGGTTTTCTGCCACTATCTCTAGACTCGGATGCCATTGCAGATACAATCAAATCTTTCTTCCCAATGGGTGCATCGGCGGAGACATCATCCGCGTCAATACAGTTTCAGAACTACCCACCAGATTTGCTATCAAGGACCAGTAGCCAGAACCAAGATCTGCGGTTGTCACTACAGTCATTCCAAGAGCCAATTCTTTTGCAGCAGTCACATCATGGTCATACTCAAAATGAACAGCAAGTTTTGTTGTCTGGAACTGCCCATGATCTCGGATTTGACGGTGGGTCTTCTGCTGGGTGGTCTGAGCACCACCAGCATCACTCAGCAGAAATCAGCAGATTCCAGAGAATGGTGGCCTGGAATGCTGGTGGTGCAGCCGAAACTGGTAGTGGTGGAGCTAGTGGCAGTGGTGGATTTATCTTCAACCCGACACTGTCACAAACGGTATTGCCGCCGCCACTGTCGCAGCCGTTTTTTGGCCAAAACCAGTTTTTTTCTCAGAGGGGAACCCTTCAGTCCAGTATCACGCCTTCAGTTCGTGCTTGGATAGATCCAGGAATCAcctccaatcaccatcaacacaatCAAATCCCACAAATCCATCAGCAACAATCTTCGATATCAGGCGGAGGATTCACCGCCTCCGTTGCTGGATTCTCTGGGTTTCGCGTTCCAGCACGAATTCAGGGCGAAGAAGAGGAGCACGACGGCATCCACAACAAGCTGTCCTCTGCTTCCTCTGATTCTCGCCATTGA